Proteins from a single region of Bos indicus x Bos taurus breed Angus x Brahman F1 hybrid chromosome 29, Bos_hybrid_MaternalHap_v2.0, whole genome shotgun sequence:
- the LOC113885741 gene encoding pregnancy-associated glycoprotein 1-like — protein MLRTKTFLSTWSQERSMKWLVLLWLVAFSECIVKIPLRQVKTMRKTLSGKNTLNNFLKEHTYSLSQISSRGSNLTIHPLRNIMDMLYVGNITIGTPPQEFQVVFDTGSSDLWVPSVFCQSLACATKVMFIHLYSSTFRHTQKVFNIKYNTGRMKGLLVYDTVRIGDLVSTDQPFCISLAEVGFDGIPFDGVLGLNYPNMSFSGAIPIFDNLKNEGAISEPVFAFYLSKDKREGSVVMFGGVDHRYYKGELNWVPLIQAGGWTVHVDRISMKRKIIACSGGCEALVDTGTALIKGPRRLVNNIQKLIGTTPRGSKHYVSCSVVNTLPSIIFTINGINYPVPARAYILKDSESHCYTAFKENTVRTSRETWILGDVFLRLYFSVFDRGNDRIGLARAV, from the exons ATGCTAAGAACCAAAACTTTCCTGAGTACCTGGAGCCAGGAAAGAAGCATGAAGTGGCTTGTGCTCCTCTGGCTAGTGGCCTTCTCAGAGTGTATAGTCAA AATACCTCTAAGGCAAGTGAAGACCATGAGAAAAACCCTCAGTGGAAAAAACACGCTGAACAATTTCTTGAAGGAACATACTTACAGTCTGTCCCAGATTTCTTCTCGTGGTTCAAATCTAACTATTCACCCACTGAGAAACATCATGGAT ATGCTCTACGTGGGTAACATCACCATTGGAACACCCCCTCAGGAATTCCAGGTTGTCTTTGACACAGGCTCATCTGACTTGTGGGTGCCCTCCGTCTTTTGCCAAAGTCTAGCCTGTG CTACAAAGGTTATGTTCATACATCTTTATTCTTCCACCTTCCGGCATACCCAAAAGGTCTTCAACATCAAGTACAATACTGGAAGGATGAAAGGACTTCTTGTTTATGACACTGTTCGG ATTGGGGACCTTGTAAGTACTGACCAGCCATTCTGTATAAGCCTGGCAGAAGTTGGGTTTGATGGTATACCTTTTGATGGTGTCTTGGGCTTGAACTATCCGAACATGTCCTTCTCTGGAGCCATCCCCATCTTTGACAACCTGAAGAATGAAGGTGccatttctgagcctgtttttgcCTTCTACTTGAGCAA AGACAAGCGGGAGGGCAGTGTGGTGATGTTTGGTGGGGTGGACCACCGCTACTACAAGGGAGAGCTCAACTGGGTGCCATTGATCCAAGCGGGCGGCTGGACTGTACACGTGGACCG CATCTCCATGAAAAGAAAGATTATTGCTTGTTCTGGAGGCTGCGAGGCCCTTGTGGACACCGGAACAGCACTGATCAAAGGCCCAAGAAGACTGGTCAATAACATACAGAAGCTCATCGGCACCACGCCACGGGGTTCCAAG CACTACGTTTCATGTTCTGTGGTCAATACCCTGCCCTCTATTATCTTCACCATCAACGGCATCAACTACCCGGTGCCAGCACGAGCCTACATCCTCAAG GATTCTGAAAGCCACTGCTATACTGCCTTTAAAGAGAACACAGTGAGGACGTCTAGAGAGACCTGGATCCTGGGTGACGTCTTCCTGAGGCTCTATTTCTCAGTCTTTGATCGAGGAAATGACAGGATTGGCCTGGCACGGGCAGTGTAA